A stretch of the Candidatus Polarisedimenticolaceae bacterium genome encodes the following:
- a CDS encoding GNAT family N-acetyltransferase, translating into MPTTIDAERPDTDDAKALIVELDAHLDVLYPKESRHGYSVDKLLKQNVAFFVVRHDGTPAACGGIELVGSEYGEVKRMYVRPAYRGLGLGKLVLERLGEHAVSRGIALLRLETGIHQRAAIRLYEGAGFTEIGPFPPYVPDPLSRFYEKRIDA; encoded by the coding sequence ATGCCGACGACGATCGACGCAGAGCGCCCCGACACCGACGACGCGAAGGCGCTGATCGTCGAGCTGGACGCGCACCTCGATGTGCTCTACCCGAAGGAGAGCCGCCACGGGTACAGCGTCGACAAGCTCCTCAAGCAGAACGTCGCCTTCTTCGTCGTGCGGCACGACGGGACGCCCGCGGCGTGCGGCGGCATCGAGCTCGTTGGAAGCGAGTACGGCGAGGTCAAGCGGATGTACGTGCGCCCGGCGTACCGGGGCCTCGGCCTCGGGAAGCTCGTGCTCGAGCGTCTCGGAGAGCACGCCGTGTCCCGCGGGATCGCGCTCCTGCGTCTCGAGACCGGCATCCATCAGCGCGCGGCGATCCGCCTCTACGAGGGCGCAGGATTCACGGAGATCGGTCCGTTTCCTCCGTACGTGCCGGATCCCCTGAGTCGCTTTTACGAGAAGAGGATCGACGCGTGA
- a CDS encoding DUF1801 domain-containing protein: MKSKTIDEYLADVEPEKRRALGALRKTIKKLYPGVEECISYGIPAFRLNGKLLVWFGAGAHHCALYPGGVVETMNDELRGYETSKGTVRFPPGKPLPAVLVKKLIDARLARGGVRKKATGRARASSRGGRR, from the coding sequence GTGAAATCCAAGACGATCGACGAGTACCTCGCGGACGTCGAGCCGGAGAAGCGCCGCGCGCTCGGGGCTCTCCGCAAGACGATCAAGAAGCTCTACCCCGGCGTCGAGGAGTGCATCAGCTACGGGATTCCCGCATTCCGCTTGAACGGCAAGCTCCTCGTTTGGTTCGGCGCCGGTGCGCACCACTGTGCCCTCTATCCCGGCGGCGTCGTCGAGACGATGAATGACGAGCTCCGGGGCTACGAGACGAGCAAGGGCACAGTGCGCTTTCCGCCGGGAAAGCCGCTCCCGGCCGTTCTCGTCAAGAAGCTCATCGATGCCCGCCTGGCTCGCGGGGGCGTCCGGAAAAAAGCTACGGGCCGCGCTCGCGCTTCCTCGCGCGGCGGCCGACGCTGA
- a CDS encoding NAD(P)-binding domain-containing protein encodes MHTVGVIGSASVGQTLAAGFKKHGYEVRIGSRDPSKLAEFSAKSEIPAGTFGEVAAWADTIVLAVKGSVAESALGEAGAAALAGKVVIDTTNPIAEGPPVDGVLQYFTGPNESLMERLQAAHPKARFVKAFNSVGNGRMVNPSYRGGKPTMFYCGNDDAAKADVKTVLEQFGWEPADMGRAAAARAIEPLCQLWCIPAFLRGSRTHAFKVLWE; translated from the coding sequence ATGCACACCGTCGGCGTGATCGGCTCGGCGAGCGTCGGTCAGACGTTGGCCGCGGGATTCAAGAAGCACGGCTACGAGGTCAGGATCGGGAGCCGCGACCCGTCGAAGCTCGCGGAGTTCTCAGCGAAGAGCGAGATCCCCGCGGGGACGTTCGGCGAAGTCGCCGCGTGGGCCGACACGATCGTCCTCGCGGTCAAAGGGTCGGTCGCGGAGTCGGCGCTCGGCGAGGCGGGCGCCGCCGCGCTCGCCGGCAAGGTTGTCATCGACACGACGAACCCGATCGCCGAGGGCCCGCCGGTCGACGGCGTGCTCCAGTACTTCACCGGCCCGAACGAGTCGCTCATGGAGCGGCTGCAGGCCGCGCACCCGAAGGCGCGGTTCGTCAAGGCGTTCAACAGCGTCGGCAACGGTCGGATGGTGAATCCGTCCTACCGCGGAGGGAAGCCGACGATGTTCTACTGCGGCAACGACGATGCCGCGAAGGCGGACGTGAAGACCGTGCTCGAGCAGTTCGGCTGGGAGCCCGCCGACATGGGCCGCGCCGCAGCCGCACGCGCCATCGAGCCGCTCTGTCAACTCTGGTGCATCCCCGCCTTCTTGCGGGGCTCCAGGACACACGCTTTCAAGGTGTTGTGGGAGTAG